The Bactrocera dorsalis isolate Fly_Bdor chromosome 3, ASM2337382v1, whole genome shotgun sequence genomic interval ATACGGCAATCAATGGCTGAAAATAGAGTTTCAACAACAAATGAGCTGACTTATTCGCAAGTTGTAAAAGAGAATACTTGTTCAAATGATGCTAGCATTCTTCAACAAATCTTAGAAAagattacaaaacaaaatgagTTTACCATTGCACTTGAGAAGAGGCTTCAGAAGCTCGAAAAAactgtacaaaaaaataaataaatatgacaaaattcttaaaaattatgctatGGAACGCAAACGGCCTTACTAAACACCAAAATGAGCTAGAAACAATACTCAATACTGAAAAAATTGACGTATGCTTAATTTCTGAGACCCATTTTAGCAAGCAAACttacattaaattcaaaaacttcgAAATGTATAATGCAATACATCCGAACAATTGTGCACGCGGAGGAGCTGCTATTATAATAAGAAGCAACATAAAACACCACGAAGAAAACAGCATATCTACAGATGAATTTCAAGCAATAACGGTCACGATAGATAGTGACAACAACTTGTCCCTTACAGCAGTTTACAGTCCCCCAAGACATCAAATAAAATGTCATAGCTATCTAGAACTCATCAAGAGCCATAAAAACCGATTTATAATGGGTGGTGATTATAATGCGAAACATACTCATTGGGGCTCGAGGCTTATAACCACAAAGGGCAGAGAGTTATTGAAAGCTCTTCATTTGTTTTGTTGCATTATCTTGTCTACTGTTAGACAAACTTATTGGCCAACAGATCGACTTAAAACaccatatatttttgattttttaattaataagcaTATGTCctcaaattatatgtacatagaaagcGGTTCAGATATGACATCTGATCATTCACCAGTGTATTTAACACTACACGAAAGTGTTGTTATTAAGGAACCTCCACTTtcgctaacaaataaaaataccgaCTGGGAATACTTTAAGCAAATGCTATCCAATGTTGATAGTCACGtaaaaataagttgtaattCCGAGCTAGATAATGAAATCATGAATTTGACAAATGCAATTCAATATGCAGCCTGGAGTAGTACACCAACTAAAAGAAACGTCACAGCAGGTCATAAGTATaccaaagaaattaaagaaatggtaGCAGAAAAACGTCGATTACGCCGAAAGTGGCAACAAACAAGATCTCCATCTGATAAAAGTTGTCTTaacaaattgtgtaaaaaacttACCAATAAGATAaaggcatataaaaatataactctaAGCTATTACCTGAAAAATTTATCCAACGACCATAGGAATGATTATTCACTTTGGaagtgtacaaaaaatttttcacgACCCGTAACTCAGCATTGTCCAATCAGAAAAGCAGACCAGTCATGGGCCAAGAGCGATATCGAGAAAGCAAATGTTTTTTCGGCATACCTTGAAGGTGTCTTCAAACCATATGATACATCCAATGCAGCAGAAATGGAAACTCATACTTACGAGAATTATACCGAAATTTCTCCAATAACTAATGATGAAGTATgcgcagaaataaaaaaaactgaagtcTAAAAAATCGCCTGGGTTTGATCTTATTACTAGTGAAATACTAAAACAGCTTCCTCACAAcgttatatgtaaaattactGCCATAATGAATGCAACTATAAATCTTCAACACGTATCCATTTATTGGAAAACTGCAGAGGTGATTATGTTCAATAAACCTGGTAAGCCAGCGCATGAAATTACTTCGTATCGGCCCATATCTCTCCTGCCAATACTCTCAAAACTATTGGAAAAACTGCTTGCTGTGCGTATTAACAACATAATTGAAGAGAGGAAGCTGATACCAGCGCATCAGTTTGGCTTTCGAAAAAATCATTCTATTGGAAAAACTGCTTGCTGTGCGTATTAACAACATAATTGAAGAGAGGAAGCTGATACCAGCGCATCAGTTTGGCTTTCGAAAAAATCATTCCACTATTGACCAAGTACATAGAATAactcgagtcattgaaaatgccTTCGAAGACAAAAAGGTTTGCTCAGCTGTTTTTCTCGATGTGTCTAAAGCCTTTGATAAAGTTTATCATGGCGGGctcctaaacaaaattaaaatgcttttaccaaaaaaatattacaatattttaaaatcataccTTTCGGACcgtttttttcgaattaaactTGGAGATATATACTCTGACTTAAAGGAAATAAAGGCTGGTGTTCCTCAGGGTAGTGTGTTAGGACCCATCCTTTACCTACTCTTTACGTGCGATCTACCACATGACGACAATTGTATTACAGCAACATTTGCAGATGACAATGCGGTTCTGTCTGTTGGCAAAACACAAACTGCATCAATTGCAAGATTGCaggaacatttaaacaaaatatttgaatggacagctaaatggcgaataaaactaaacgagacTAAATCAGTACACATTGATTTCGCATACAACAATACTAGATATGTGCCTCTGTACGGTGTGCAAATACCATATCATAATACCGTGAAATACCTAGGCTTGACCCTGGACACAAAACTTAGATGGAGTGCacatgtcaaaaagaaaaagaagaattagaaataaaattcagaaacttGTATTGGCTATTGGGTAGAAACTCTGCATTATCCACATATAACAAAATTCTAGTCTACAAGCAGGCGTTCAGACCAGTTTGGACTTATGGGATACAATTTTGAGGCTGCTGAAGCCCTAGAACTGTCGTACAAATCCAACGATTCCAAAACAAAACTTTAAGATGCGCCGTGGTATGTTCGCAATCACGATTTTGAACACGATTTCGGAATTAACGCAGTAGCCGCATTAATCAAAAAGTGTACAAAGTCTCACGGGAAAAGATTTTCTGACCATGTGAACACGGAAGCCAGGGCTCTTGTCACTCGAAGTGAATGGAAAGAAAGGCTTAAGCGCAAAAAACCGTATCACCTTATACAGTAACCAGATTCTCTGCAATTTATACGCAGAGCACCATTAATTCTTTTATAGTATCTAtacaataagcaaaacaaattgttcGTTAATTTATATTATGTTAACTAGTTACAATggcactgaaataaaaaaaaaaaaaaaaaaaaatcaataatgtaTCATGGTCAACTTTGTCGAATGCCTTACTGAAGTCAGTGTACACTGCATGAACACTAGTACCAGCATTCATAGACTCAAGTAtgtaattaacataaacaaacagATTGGTTGTTGTGGATCTTCTGCCAACAAACCCATGCTGACGGGTGATGATAATATCCTTGAATGACGCTGCCACTTGTGTTAAGACTTTGCTAGTGACGATTGGATGCAAATTGGACGGTAGTTTTTGACATCAGATCTATGTCCAGATTTGTGTATTGGACAGACGTATgactttttccaacattttcggaaaattcCTTGTGATAGCGATTTACTAAATATACGAGATATTGGCTCACAGAGTCCTACCGCACAACctcgaagaaaaatatttggtagTCCATCGGGGCCTGCGTCTTTATTTATATCAAGTAATGTTAGCTGTTTGAAGACGACGTCAAAGGTAGCATCCATGTCGGATAAGTTGCAGTTTGTTCCGAAATAGCCGTCATGATTAGTTGGAGCTGCATGTACGGCCTCTGAATCTTGTGTGTATTCAGCATCAGTGGATGTATAGGTACCCTCAAAGAAAGATGCAAATAAGTTACTAATATCTTCTCCAGTGTTCGCTGTTGAATTGTTCCAATGTACTTTCGCCGGTATctctgtattattttttttttgttcttgatGAATTTCCAGAAGGCTTGGGTGTCTGTTTTGATGGAGTCTTCCACCTGGATCACATAATTCCGGTAACATCTAGCACTTAATGCTTTACACTCGTGTCTTAAACTGGCGAACCTATTATAGTTGAGTCTTTTGCTTCTTTGTTTGTAGATTGCGTGTgccttgttttttaattttattttacgtatAAGTTCCAAGGTAAACCAACACCGATAGTTACTGGGTTTTTTTAGCGTGTAGTGGGACGAATTTATCAACGCCTTCGTAACGCCTTTTGGTAAAACCAATTCAATTTATCATCTATATAATCAATTTTGGAGAGATCGGTCCAATTAGTtctgatgaaaaaattatttaagctgTCATAATCTGCTTTCTTGAATACATAACTTGATGACACTTCTGGTCTAAGATGCGTGTTAAACTCAAGGGTAATATCTATTGCTGGGTGAAGTTTATCTTCCTCGATGATAGCTGGTGTTTTAAATAGGACGATACCAGCATTGCTGAAGCACAAGTCCAGGGTTTTGTGGTGATTACTTAGGACATTATTGAATTGCTGGCATCCAAGCATGGATAGATTTTCGTAGATTATTTTGGTGCATTCTGTCCTTGATATACTGCTGGGAAGATTATAGTCACCTATGATCAGTAGACTCGCATCCGGTAGTTTGTCACGGATATATGACAACGAATCTATATGGAGCAAATATGTGTCAACAGAGGACAGGGGAGGAATATATATAC includes:
- the LOC125777270 gene encoding uncharacterized protein LOC125777270, translated to MAQLRKQLNTYMENQKSSTRIFARSLRKKQPVILQFYYQNTRGLRTKLSKFLTASACSQSDVLCITESWLQTSIADGEVVDRSYNIFRKNRDPMIGGFKRGGGVFIAVKRSIQSELVIINNNTLEQVFIKIKDSLSYIRDKLPDASLLIIGDYNLPSSISRTECTKIIYENLSMLGCQQFNNVLSNHHKTLDLCFSNAGIVLFKTPAIIEEDKLHPAIDITLEFNTHLRPEVSSSYVFKKADYDSLNNFFIRTNWTDLSKIDYIDDKLNWFYQKALRRR